The Bacillus oleivorans genome has a window encoding:
- a CDS encoding alpha-hydroxy-acid oxidizing protein, with protein MKNGNVSENNQKEVSPISARDWEKLAKEILNKEVFDYIARGSGEEATMKANQEAFNQWKIVPRILRDVSKRDTSISLFGYKMKSPILLAPVGVQIIAHPDGELATARAAAKMRIPLITSSASTFSMEEIAQEMGDSPRWFQLFLSNQDRITKSMVKRAEASGYTAIVVTVDMPVLGFRECDITHGYSPIDEGKGIGNYLSDPAFCKLLEKSPQEDMMAAIKKQGELLENPTLKWEDVRKLRKYTKLPILLKGIVHPDDAKLAIQYKADGIIVSNHGGRQLDHAIASLDALEQVCQVVQGKIPVLFDSGIRRGTDIIKAIALGATAVLIGRPYIYGLVAAGEEGVIKVMKQILKELDISMALAGLSSMAEINKSILVRGS; from the coding sequence ATGAAGAACGGGAACGTAAGTGAGAATAACCAAAAAGAGGTGTCCCCAATTTCCGCTAGAGATTGGGAAAAGCTTGCTAAAGAAATTTTAAATAAAGAAGTTTTTGATTATATCGCGAGAGGTTCTGGGGAAGAAGCTACGATGAAGGCCAATCAGGAAGCCTTTAATCAGTGGAAAATCGTTCCTCGTATTTTACGGGATGTTTCGAAGAGGGATACATCCATTTCTCTTTTTGGCTATAAAATGAAGTCTCCGATTTTGCTGGCACCTGTAGGGGTTCAGATCATTGCACACCCGGATGGGGAGCTTGCAACCGCACGTGCAGCCGCAAAAATGAGAATCCCCCTCATTACTAGCAGTGCCTCAACCTTTTCAATGGAAGAGATTGCTCAAGAGATGGGGGATAGCCCTCGCTGGTTCCAGCTATTCTTATCTAATCAAGATCGGATAACCAAGAGTATGGTAAAACGAGCAGAAGCCTCAGGATATACGGCAATCGTCGTTACGGTGGACATGCCAGTATTAGGTTTTAGAGAATGTGACATTACCCATGGATATTCCCCGATCGACGAGGGGAAGGGGATTGGCAATTATCTATCAGATCCCGCCTTTTGTAAGTTATTAGAGAAGTCACCTCAAGAAGATATGATGGCAGCCATTAAAAAACAAGGAGAACTGTTAGAGAATCCAACACTCAAATGGGAGGATGTCCGAAAACTCCGGAAATATACGAAACTGCCAATATTATTAAAAGGCATTGTTCACCCGGATGATGCAAAGCTGGCTATTCAATATAAGGCAGACGGAATAATCGTCTCGAATCACGGAGGCAGGCAATTAGACCATGCGATTGCTTCATTAGACGCACTAGAGCAGGTATGTCAGGTGGTTCAGGGGAAAATCCCTGTTCTGTTTGATAGCGGAATCCGAAGGGGAACCGATATTATTAAAGCGATAGCTCTCGGTGCCACAGCCGTCCTCATTGGCAGACCGTATATCTATGGTCTCGTTGCTGCCGGTGAGGAGGGAGTAATAAAAGTAATGAAGCAAATCCTGAAAGAACTTGATATTTCAATGGCGCTTGCTGGTTTAAGCTCTATGGCTGAAATAAACAAATCGATTCTGGTAAGAGGAAGTTAA
- a CDS encoding zinc ribbon-containing protein, with product MNTGSIVQQSGIYKCTSCGNEITCVKGERAPPCAKCSGTTFKLVRATK from the coding sequence ATGAATACTGGATCAATTGTACAACAGTCGGGTATATACAAATGTACTTCTTGCGGAAATGAGATTACTTGTGTAAAGGGTGAACGTGCTCCTCCTTGTGCTAAATGTTCTGGGACAACTTTTAAATTAGTTCGAGCAACTAAATAA